In Amphiura filiformis chromosome 1, Afil_fr2py, whole genome shotgun sequence, the following are encoded in one genomic region:
- the LOC140169146 gene encoding uncharacterized protein: MGYVIENIEVVWDWEQRAEYDKETKTGGLFTEYIDRFLQLKQEASDYPDWCETLEDQRRYIDEYFENEGIRLNPENIEKNPGMRSLAKLCLNSMWGKFAQRSNMSQTVILDDPSEVYKLLTSDSVTVDNIRLINDEVIEVTYREDGKFARINPNTNVVIAAFTTCHARLKLYEVLEKLGDRAMYQDTDSVIFLSRKGDWEPPIGDYLGHLTDEVDPKDGNHISTFVTGGCKNYVYKLDTGKTVMKVRGITLNVRNSELVNYSTLERMVRGLKSTEASEREERVTVTDPHRIVRNVKTKNIESRVSKKDYRVVFDKRWIVNGFETLPYGYGVYKGDV; this comes from the exons ATGGGATACGTCATCGAAAATATCGAAGTGGTGTGGGATTGGGAGCAACGCGCGGAGTACGATAAAGAGACAAAGACGGGCGGATTATTCACCGAGTATATAGATCGTTTCCTACAATTGAAACAGGAAGCTAGCGACTACCCCGACTGGTGCGAGACCCTCGAAGATCAACGACGGTACATAGACGAATACTTCGAAAACGAAGGGATACGGCTGAACCCCGAGAACATCGAAAAGAATCCGGGCATGAGGTCGCTCGCCAAGCTGTGTCTGAACAGTATGTGGG GTAAATTCGCTCAAAGATCCAACATGAGTCAGACTGTTATACTAGACGACCCCTCCGAAGTATACAAGTTATTGACGAGCGATAGCGTCACCGTCGACAATATTCGACTCATCAACGACGAAGTCATCGAAGTAACTTACCGGGAAGACGGGAAATTTGCCCGAATTAATCCGAACACCAACGTCGTCATCGCGGCGTTCACGACTTGCCACGCCAGGTTAAAGCTGTACGAAGTTCTGGAAAAGTTGGGTGATCGCGCCATGTATCAAGATACAG ATAGCGTCATTTTCCTCAGTCGTAAGGGAGATTGGGAACCCCCTATCGGTGATTATCTGGGCCATTTGACGGATGAGGTCGATCCCAAAGACGGTAATCACATCTCTACTTTCGTCACGGGGGGCTGCAAGAATTACGTATACAAATTGGATACGGGAAAGACGGTGATGAAGGTGCGCGGAATCACCTTGAACGTCCGTAATTCCGAACTGGTGAATTACTCCACCCTGGAACGCATGGTACGAGGCTTGAAGTCGACGGAAGCGAGCGAACGAGAAGAAAGGGTAACGGTAACCGATCCTCATCGAATCGTGCGTAACGTTAAAACCAAAAACATCGAGAGCCGGGTATCGAAGAAAGATTACAGAGTGGTCTTCGATAAGAGATGGATCGTGAACGGTTTCGAAACGTTACCGTACGGGTACGGAGTCTATAAAGGGGACGTTTAA
- the LOC140169156 gene encoding uncharacterized protein, translating to MDRDVDDYLKSLYYDVSGPGSLGGIERLYRKNPDTKAAIVERFNRTLKDRIFRYFTRTNSSEYHRILRDAVHGYNASYHRSIKRSPASVTKDNESAVWKTLYGKYKRSRKPKKQNLFEAGDLVRISVEKLPFRKGYLPQWSEELFVVAKRIDRRVPVYVLKDFNDEEIEGTFYGREIQKVAKDKDGLFKVEKVIRKRKRQGVTEYFVKWLGWPDKFNSWVVDLEDSV from the exons ATGGATAGGGACGTGGACGACTACTTGAAAAGTTTATATTACGACGTATCGGGTCCAGGTAGTCTCGGGGGTATAGAAAGATTGTATAGAAAG AACCCCGATACCAAAGCGGCTATCGTGGAAAGGTTTAATCGAACTTTAAAAGATCGCATTTTCAGATACTTTACGAGAACGAATAGTTCCGAGTATCATCGCATCTTGCGAGACGCGGTTCACGGTTACAACGCCAGCTACCATCGCTCCATCAAACGAAGTCCCGCCAGCGTGACTAAAGACAACGAAAGCGCCGTATGGAAGACCCTATACGGAAAATATAAACGTTCGAGAAAACCGAAAAAGCAGAATCTCTTCGAGGCCGGCGACCTGGTCCGCATCTCCGTCGAAAAACTTCCTTTTAGAAAAGGGTATCTACCTCAATGGTCCGAGGAACTGTTTGTGGTGGCGAAAAGGATCGACAGACGAGTACCGGTGTACGTGTTGAAAGATTTCAACGACGAAGAAATCGAAGGCACCTTTTACGGCAGGGAGATTCAAAAAGTCGCCAAGGACAAAGACGGACTGTTTAAAGTAGAGAAAGTAATCAGAAAGAGAAAACGTCAAGGTGTTACCGAATATTTCGTCAAATGGTTAGGTTGGCCCGACAAGTTTAACAGTTGGGTCGTGGATCTGGAAGATTCCGTATAA
- the LOC140169164 gene encoding uncharacterized protein F54H12.2-like — protein sequence MSLVSNHSCPCSKTETDLFSVPPTQTDILSSQFLEYKPLNAVTSDGPLEFTVPGSPDGYLDLSQTQLYVRAKITLPDGADIPQDAPVGPTNLFLHSMFNQVDVHLNDRMVSVASNTYAYRAMIDTLLTYGSDATKSHLTSSLFYKDTPYKMDICDPALIDDEANVGLKKRAQFTHNSRVVDMVGMIHSDIFCQEKFLLGGVDLKLKLHRSKNEFCLLRGIRPQIQQPAYKVQIMDATLFVRSAKLNPTLTMSHAKELERGVTAKYPIRRVDVKSFSIPQGNLSFVRESLFTGQIPRRVSSLDSLIIPPTTERTPRTHISSNIST from the coding sequence ATGTCTCTCGTCAGTAACCACTCCTGCCCCTGTTCTAAAACGGAAACGGATCTATTCAGCGTTCCACCGACTCAGACCGATATACTAAGCAGTCAATTTCTCGAATATAAACCGTTGAACGCCGTGACGTCGGATGGACCGTTGGAGTTTACGGTACCGGGATCTCCGGATGGTTACTTGGATCTGTCGCAAACTCAACTGTATGTCAGGGCAAAAATCACGTTACCCGATGGAGCCGATATACCGCAAGACGCCCCGGTCGGACCTACGAACCTGTTTTTGCATTCGATGTTCAATCAGGTGGACGTCCACTTGAACGATAGAATGGTCAGCGTTGCTTCAAACACTTACGCCTATCGCGCCATGATAGACACTCTGCTCACTTACGGATCGGACGCTACAAAATCGCACTTGACGTCGTCGCTCTTCTACAAAGACACCCCTTACAAGATGGACATCTGCGACCCCGCGCTAATAGACGATGAAGCTAACGTCGGACTGAAGAAACGTGCTCAGTTTACCCATAATAGTCGCGTGGTGGATATGGTCGGAATGATTCATTCGGACATTTTCTGTCAGGAAAAGTTTCTATTGGGAGGCGTAGACCTCAAACTCAAACTTCACAGGAGCAAAAACGAATTCTGTCTATTGAGGGGTATCAGACCTCAAATCCAACAACCCGCGTATAAAGTGCAGATCATGGACGCCACTCTCTTCGTAAGGAGCGCTAAATTGAATCCGACATTAACCATGTCTCACGCCAAAGAGTTGGAACGTGGAGTTACCGCCAAGTACCCTATTCGTCGCGTGGACGTCAAGAGCTTTTCGATCCCGCAAGGTAATCTGTCCTTTGTCCGCGAAAGCCTTTTTACGGGACAGATACCCAGACGGGTATCATCTTTGGACTCGTTGATAATACCGCCTACAACGGAGCGTACGCCAAGAACCCATATTTCTTCAAACATTTCAACTTAA